The following proteins are encoded in a genomic region of Streptomyces sp. NBC_01723:
- a CDS encoding NAD(P)/FAD-dependent oxidoreductase, producing the protein MTESLTCDVVVVGAGMVGAACALYAAREGLDVIVVDRGHVAGGTTGAGEGNLLVSDKEPGPELDLALLSARLWTALAGELGREVEYEQKGGVVVATTPEALTGLETFAAGQRAAGVEAVSVPADRLPDLEPRLAPGLAGAVHYPQDAQVMPALAAAHLLRASGARLHTGRTVTGFLRAPDGAVRGVRTDRGALHAPAVVNAAGPWGGEVAALAGVRLPVLPRRGYVLVTEPLPPRVRHKVYAADYVADVASDSAALQTSPVVEGTAAGPVLIGASRERVGFDRSVSLPALRALAAGATRLFPFLARVRALRAYAGFRPYLPDHLPAIGADPRVPGLYHACGHEGAGIGLSTGTGHLVAGLLSGARPALDLAPFRPDRFPEEVR; encoded by the coding sequence GTGACGGAGTCGCTGACCTGCGATGTCGTAGTGGTCGGAGCCGGGATGGTGGGCGCGGCCTGTGCCTTGTACGCCGCCCGCGAGGGGCTCGACGTGATCGTGGTGGACCGTGGCCACGTGGCCGGCGGCACCACCGGGGCCGGGGAGGGCAACCTCCTCGTCTCCGACAAGGAGCCCGGCCCCGAGCTGGACCTCGCCCTGCTCTCCGCCCGCCTGTGGACCGCGCTCGCCGGGGAACTGGGCCGGGAGGTCGAGTACGAGCAAAAGGGCGGAGTCGTCGTCGCCACCACCCCCGAGGCGCTGACCGGCCTGGAGACGTTCGCCGCGGGACAGCGGGCGGCCGGGGTGGAGGCGGTGTCCGTGCCCGCCGACCGGCTGCCCGACCTCGAACCCCGGCTCGCCCCCGGCCTGGCGGGCGCCGTGCACTATCCGCAGGACGCCCAGGTCATGCCTGCCCTGGCCGCCGCCCACCTGCTGCGGGCGTCCGGCGCCCGGCTGCACACCGGCCGCACGGTGACCGGCTTCCTGCGCGCCCCGGACGGCGCGGTGCGCGGGGTGCGCACCGACCGGGGCGCACTGCACGCCCCGGCGGTCGTGAACGCGGCCGGGCCGTGGGGCGGCGAAGTGGCCGCGCTGGCGGGCGTACGGCTGCCGGTCCTGCCCCGGCGCGGCTACGTCCTCGTCACCGAACCGCTGCCGCCCCGGGTACGGCACAAGGTGTACGCGGCGGACTACGTCGCCGACGTGGCCAGCGACTCGGCGGCCCTGCAGACCTCACCGGTGGTCGAGGGCACCGCCGCCGGGCCGGTGCTCATCGGCGCCAGCCGGGAACGGGTCGGCTTCGACCGCTCCGTGTCCCTCCCGGCGCTGCGGGCCCTGGCCGCCGGCGCGACCCGGCTCTTCCCCTTCCTCGCACGGGTGCGGGCCCTGCGCGCGTACGCCGGCTTCCGGCCGTACCTGCCCGACCACCTGCCGGCCATCGGCGCGGACCCCAGGGTGCCCGGCCTCTACCACGCGTGCGGGCACGAGGGCGCAGGCATCGGCCTGTCCACCGGCACCGGGCACCTGGTCGCCGGCCTGCTGAGCGGCGCGCGGCCCGCCCTCGACCTGGCCCCGTTCCGCCCCGACCGCTTTCCCGAGGAGGTCCGGTGA
- a CDS encoding (2Fe-2S)-binding protein encodes MNPLRLVRARPAPPFTVTVDGSRTEVLPGRTVAAVLWAAGITSWRTTRGSGRPRGVFCAIGVCFDCLVTVNDRPNQRACLVPVRPGDVIRTQEGTGHAD; translated from the coding sequence GTGAACCCGCTGCGGCTGGTCCGGGCGCGGCCCGCGCCCCCCTTCACGGTCACCGTCGACGGCAGCCGGACCGAGGTGCTGCCCGGCCGGACGGTCGCGGCCGTGCTCTGGGCGGCCGGCATCACCTCCTGGCGCACCACACGGGGGTCGGGCCGCCCGCGCGGGGTCTTCTGCGCTATCGGGGTGTGCTTCGACTGCCTGGTCACCGTCAACGACCGCCCCAACCAGCGGGCCTGCCTGGTGCCGGTGCGGCCCGGCGACGTGATCCGCACCCAGGAGGGCACGGGCCATGCGGACTGA
- a CDS encoding FAD-dependent oxidoreductase, translating into MRTELVVVGAGPAGLAAALAADARGVRVTVLDGADGPGGQYYRQPAAALDARRPRALHHQWRTWERLRDGLGTSGVRVLPDHHVWYVEARSGAFTVHALLGPEQEEPVAVHGDAVLLATGGYEHVLPFPGWTLPGVVTAGGAQAMLKGGLVVPGRTGVVAGTGPLLLPVATGLAAAGVRVAALVESADPRHAARQARDLAGKFPEAAGYAARLLRHRVRPRTRHTVVRAHGDDRLTGVTVAALDTDGRVRRGTGRYLPCDTLAVGHGMLPHTDLADGLGCRPDGPTVAVDAEQRTSVPGVWAAGEATGVGGAQLALAEGHIAGRSVAARLRGTEPDPAGWAPAARSRARLRRSADALAAAFTPPAAWTGRITDDTLVCRCEEVTAGAVREAVDELGAGDVRTVKLLTRAGMGWCQGRMCGAAVAGIAGCGPAPSRRVFARPVPLGVLARPEPEPREENPEPREENPEPREEAPQQPERGPS; encoded by the coding sequence ATGCGGACTGAACTCGTGGTCGTCGGTGCGGGTCCGGCCGGGCTCGCGGCGGCGCTGGCGGCGGACGCGCGAGGGGTACGGGTCACCGTCCTGGACGGCGCGGACGGGCCGGGCGGGCAGTACTACCGGCAGCCCGCCGCCGCACTGGACGCCCGTCGGCCACGGGCGCTGCATCACCAGTGGCGCACCTGGGAGCGGCTGCGGGACGGGCTCGGCACCAGCGGCGTACGCGTCCTGCCGGACCATCACGTCTGGTACGTGGAGGCGAGGTCCGGTGCCTTCACCGTGCACGCCCTGCTCGGTCCCGAGCAGGAGGAGCCGGTCGCCGTGCACGGCGACGCGGTGCTGCTCGCCACCGGCGGCTACGAACACGTCCTGCCCTTCCCCGGCTGGACACTTCCCGGCGTCGTCACGGCCGGCGGCGCCCAGGCCATGCTCAAGGGCGGTCTCGTGGTGCCCGGACGGACCGGCGTCGTCGCCGGGACCGGGCCGCTGCTGCTGCCCGTGGCGACCGGCCTCGCGGCGGCCGGGGTGCGGGTCGCGGCGCTCGTGGAGTCGGCCGACCCGCGCCACGCCGCCCGGCAGGCGCGCGACCTGGCCGGCAAGTTCCCCGAGGCCGCCGGATACGCGGCCCGGCTGCTGCGCCACCGCGTCCGCCCCCGCACCCGGCACACCGTCGTCCGCGCCCACGGCGACGACCGTCTCACCGGCGTCACCGTCGCCGCCCTCGACACCGACGGACGTGTGCGGCGCGGCACCGGGCGGTACCTGCCCTGCGACACCCTGGCCGTCGGCCACGGCATGCTCCCGCACACCGACCTCGCCGACGGGCTCGGCTGCCGCCCGGACGGACCGACGGTGGCCGTCGACGCCGAACAGCGCACCAGCGTCCCCGGCGTGTGGGCGGCGGGGGAGGCCACCGGTGTCGGCGGCGCCCAGCTCGCGCTCGCCGAGGGACACATCGCCGGACGTTCGGTCGCCGCCCGGCTGCGCGGCACCGAGCCCGACCCCGCCGGATGGGCACCGGCCGCCAGGAGCCGGGCCCGGCTGCGGCGGTCCGCGGACGCCCTCGCCGCCGCCTTCACCCCACCCGCCGCGTGGACCGGGCGGATCACCGACGACACCCTCGTCTGCCGCTGCGAGGAGGTCACCGCCGGTGCCGTCCGCGAGGCCGTCGACGAGCTGGGCGCGGGCGACGTCCGCACCGTGAAGCTGCTGACCCGGGCCGGGATGGGCTGGTGCCAGGGCCGGATGTGCGGCGCCGCCGTCGCGGGCATCGCGGGATGCGGACCCGCGCCCTCCCGGCGCGTCTTCGCCCGCCCCGTACCGCTGGGCGTCCTCGCCCGCCCGGAACCCGAACCGCGAGAAGAGAACCCCGAACCGCGAGAAGAGAACCCCGAACCGCGAGAAGAAGCCCCCCAACAGCCCGAGAGAGGACCCTCATGA
- a CDS encoding dihydrodipicolinate synthase family protein encodes MTDHRPWRGVLVATALPLHDDLSVDHDAYAEHCAWLVANGCDGVAPNGSLGEYQVLTPEERARVVETAVAAVGGQRVMPGVAAYGSAEARRWAEQAGEAGCGAVMLLPPNAYRADERSVLAHYAEVARTGLPVVAYNNPIDTKVDLVPELLARLHGEGHVQGVKEFSGDVRRAYRIAELAPDLDLLAGADDVLLELAIAGAKGWIAGFPNALPAACVELYRAAVAGDLATAEPLYRELHPLLRWDSKVEFVQAIKVSMDLAGRRGGPCRPPRVPLLPAQEAAVRAATEKALAAGLA; translated from the coding sequence ATGACCGACCACCGTCCCTGGCGCGGCGTCCTCGTCGCCACCGCGCTCCCGCTCCACGACGACCTCTCCGTCGACCACGACGCCTACGCCGAGCACTGCGCCTGGCTCGTTGCCAACGGCTGCGACGGCGTGGCCCCCAACGGCTCCCTCGGCGAGTACCAGGTGCTCACCCCCGAGGAGCGCGCCCGGGTCGTCGAGACCGCCGTCGCTGCGGTCGGCGGACAGCGCGTCATGCCCGGCGTCGCCGCCTACGGGTCCGCCGAGGCCCGCCGCTGGGCCGAGCAGGCGGGCGAGGCGGGCTGCGGGGCGGTGATGCTGCTGCCGCCCAACGCCTACCGGGCCGACGAGCGTTCCGTCCTCGCGCACTACGCCGAGGTCGCCCGGACCGGGCTGCCGGTGGTCGCCTACAACAACCCCATCGACACCAAGGTCGACCTGGTGCCCGAGCTGCTGGCCCGGCTGCACGGCGAGGGACACGTCCAAGGGGTGAAGGAGTTCTCCGGCGACGTCCGCCGGGCCTACCGCATCGCCGAACTCGCCCCCGACCTGGACCTGCTGGCCGGCGCCGACGACGTCCTGCTGGAGCTGGCGATCGCCGGGGCGAAGGGCTGGATCGCCGGATTCCCCAACGCGCTGCCCGCCGCCTGCGTCGAGCTGTACCGCGCGGCGGTCGCCGGCGACCTGGCCACGGCCGAGCCGCTCTACCGGGAGCTGCACCCCCTGCTGCGCTGGGACTCGAAGGTCGAGTTCGTCCAGGCCATCAAGGTCTCCATGGACCTGGCCGGACGCCGCGGCGGCCCCTGCCGCCCACCCCGCGTGCCGCTGCTGCCCGCACAGGAGGCAGCCGTCCGCGCCGCCACCGAGAAGGCCCTCGCGGCCGGACTGGCGTAG
- a CDS encoding proline racemase family protein, which translates to MRSKLVLHAVDSHTEGMPTRVITGGIGTIPGATMNERRLYFREHRDDVKRLLMNEPRGHAAMSGAILQPPTRSDCDWGVVYIEVSGYLPMCGHGTIGVATVLVETGMVEVVEPVTTIRLDTPAGVVVAEVAVEGGAARAVTLQNVPSFAVGLDREATLPDGRTVTYDLAYGGNFYAILPLERLGLPFDRSRKDDILAAGLSLMAAINAEGEPVHPDDPSIHGCHHVQVTAPDSTARHSRHAMVIHPGWFDRSPCGTGTSARMAQLHARGELPPHTEFTNESFIGTRFTGRLLGTTEVAGHPAVLPSFTGRAWITGTAQYLLDPEDPFPAGFVL; encoded by the coding sequence ATGCGCAGCAAGCTCGTCCTGCACGCCGTCGACTCGCACACCGAGGGCATGCCCACCCGGGTGATCACCGGCGGCATCGGCACCATCCCCGGCGCGACCATGAACGAACGGCGGCTGTACTTCCGCGAACACCGGGACGACGTCAAGCGGTTGCTGATGAACGAGCCGCGCGGGCACGCCGCCATGAGCGGTGCGATCCTCCAGCCGCCCACCCGGAGCGACTGCGACTGGGGCGTCGTCTACATCGAGGTCTCCGGCTACCTCCCCATGTGCGGCCACGGCACCATCGGTGTGGCGACCGTCCTGGTGGAGACCGGCATGGTCGAGGTCGTCGAACCCGTCACCACCATCCGCCTCGACACCCCCGCCGGGGTCGTCGTCGCCGAGGTGGCGGTGGAGGGCGGCGCCGCCAGGGCCGTGACCCTGCAAAACGTGCCGTCCTTCGCCGTCGGCCTCGACCGCGAGGCGACCCTGCCCGACGGCCGGACGGTGACGTACGACCTCGCCTACGGCGGGAACTTCTACGCGATCCTGCCGCTGGAGCGGCTCGGGCTGCCCTTCGACCGGTCCCGCAAGGACGACATCCTCGCCGCCGGTCTGTCCCTGATGGCGGCGATCAACGCCGAGGGCGAACCCGTACACCCCGACGACCCGTCCATCCACGGCTGCCACCATGTCCAGGTGACCGCACCCGACTCCACCGCCCGCCACTCCCGGCACGCCATGGTGATCCACCCCGGCTGGTTCGACCGCTCGCCCTGCGGCACCGGCACCAGCGCCCGTATGGCACAGCTGCACGCCCGGGGCGAACTCCCGCCGCACACCGAGTTCACGAACGAGTCCTTCATCGGCACCCGGTTCACCGGCCGGCTGCTCGGCACCACCGAGGTCGCCGGACACCCGGCCGTCCTGCCCAGCTTCACCGGCCGCGCCTGGATCACCGGAACCGCCCAGTACCTGCTGGACCCCGAGGACCCCTTCCCGGCGGGGTTCGTGCTGTGA
- a CDS encoding GntR family transcriptional regulator has protein sequence MSASGPALPVLGGRKPSHRERVVEALRAALIAGELRPGEVYSAPGLAARFGVSATPVREAMLDLVREGLVDTVPNKGFRVTAVSERQLDEYTHIRSLIEIPTTTGLATTADTVALQALRPVAEEIVTSALAGDLIAYVDADLRFHLGLLELAGNAHLVEVVRDLRRRSRLYGLTALVEQGRLQASAEEHLEILDALLARDEEAVRAVMTRHLGHVRGLWAAPGQ, from the coding sequence GTGAGCGCCTCCGGTCCCGCGCTGCCCGTCCTCGGCGGCCGCAAGCCCAGCCACCGCGAGCGGGTCGTCGAGGCGCTGCGCGCCGCCCTGATCGCGGGCGAACTGCGCCCCGGCGAGGTCTACTCGGCGCCCGGCCTCGCCGCCCGCTTCGGTGTCTCCGCCACCCCCGTCCGCGAGGCGATGCTCGACCTGGTCAGGGAGGGCCTGGTCGACACCGTGCCCAACAAGGGGTTCCGGGTCACCGCCGTGTCCGAACGGCAGCTCGACGAGTACACCCACATCCGCTCGCTGATCGAGATCCCCACCACGACCGGGCTCGCCACCACCGCCGACACCGTCGCCCTCCAGGCGCTGCGCCCCGTCGCCGAGGAGATCGTCACCTCCGCACTGGCCGGTGACCTCATCGCGTACGTCGACGCCGACCTCCGCTTCCACCTGGGCCTGCTGGAACTCGCGGGCAACGCCCACCTGGTGGAGGTCGTACGGGACCTGCGCCGCCGCTCCCGGCTCTACGGGCTGACGGCGCTGGTGGAACAGGGGCGGCTCCAGGCGTCGGCGGAGGAGCACCTGGAGATCCTCGACGCGCTGCTCGCCCGCGACGAGGAGGCCGTGCGCGCGGTGATGACACGCCACCTGGGACACGTACGAGGGCTGTGGGCGGCCCCGGGCCAGTGA
- the lanKC gene encoding class III lanthionine synthetase LanKC: MNKGYAVYCDADPSFYDAPHRTALRGGTRHARYAAASAPVPAGWQRNESGDWLALRPVETDLPDQGWKIHVSACLDNAESVLERVLRHCVDGGTAFKFVPSRYLLHQRNAKYADRAGSGKFITVYPANEADFERLVGELSGLLAGEPGPHILSDLRIGDGPVHVRYGGFTRRNCYDADGELRPAVTGPDGVLVPDLRGPVFRVPDWVTPPAFLGEHLEARSAVTLAELPYTVESALHFSNGGGVYLARDSRTGEQVVLKEARPHAGLAADGADAVTRLHRERRALEMLSGLGCTPEVRDHLTIGEHHFLVLEYLDGKPLNTFFARRHPLIEADPDERRLAEYTAWALDVHARVERAVQDVHARGVVFNDLHLFNIMIREDDSIALLDFEAAHHVDEPGRQIVANPGFVAPADRRGVAVDRYALACLRLALFLPLTSLLALDRRKAAHLADVVAEQFPVDRAFLDAAVDEITAGADGVPAAPRPAGPVAPVRPDDWPRSRDSMAEAVRASATPSRTDRLYPGDIAQFATAGGGLAFGHGAAGVLYALAESGAGRDEDGEQWLLERTKQPPSGMPLGFHDGLAGIAWTLDRLGHRDRALDLAELLLDQPLDDLAPDLHSGTAGLGLALDSLAATTGESALRTIALRCADLAAGGTRNTAEKSGRTRAGLLYGASGRALLFLRLHERTRDGALLDLARDALRQDLAQCVRGAGGALQVDEGWRTMPYLGAGSVGIGMVLDDYLAHREDEEFERARGEIVAAAQAMFYAQPGLYRGVAGMVLHLGRTTATAPGTGPEALRRQLDALSWHAMSYRDRLAFPGEQMMRLSMDLSTGTAGCLLAVASVLGDEPAGLPFLPPLRTSSGPPTRPRSGS, from the coding sequence GTGAACAAGGGCTATGCCGTCTACTGCGACGCGGATCCGTCCTTCTACGATGCTCCGCACCGCACGGCCCTGCGCGGCGGCACCCGGCACGCCCGGTACGCCGCGGCCTCGGCCCCCGTGCCGGCCGGGTGGCAGCGCAACGAGAGCGGGGACTGGCTCGCCCTGCGCCCGGTCGAGACCGACCTGCCCGACCAGGGGTGGAAGATCCACGTCTCCGCCTGCCTCGACAACGCCGAGTCCGTGCTGGAGCGCGTCCTGCGGCACTGCGTCGACGGCGGCACCGCCTTCAAGTTCGTGCCCAGCCGCTACCTGCTGCACCAGCGCAACGCGAAGTACGCGGACCGCGCCGGCAGCGGCAAGTTCATCACCGTGTACCCGGCCAACGAGGCGGACTTCGAACGGCTCGTGGGGGAGCTGTCCGGCCTGCTGGCCGGCGAGCCCGGACCGCACATCCTCAGCGACCTCCGGATCGGTGACGGCCCCGTGCACGTCCGGTACGGCGGCTTCACCCGCCGCAACTGCTACGACGCGGACGGCGAGCTGCGGCCGGCCGTCACCGGCCCCGACGGCGTCCTGGTGCCCGACCTGCGCGGCCCGGTCTTCCGGGTACCGGACTGGGTCACCCCGCCCGCCTTCCTGGGCGAGCACCTCGAAGCCCGCTCCGCGGTGACCCTGGCCGAGCTGCCCTACACCGTCGAGTCGGCACTGCACTTCTCCAACGGCGGCGGTGTCTACCTCGCCCGGGACAGCCGCACCGGCGAGCAGGTCGTCCTCAAGGAGGCCCGTCCGCACGCCGGTCTCGCGGCCGACGGGGCGGACGCCGTGACCCGGCTGCACCGCGAACGCCGGGCGCTGGAGATGCTGTCGGGCCTCGGCTGCACGCCCGAGGTGCGCGACCACCTCACGATCGGGGAACACCACTTCCTCGTCCTGGAGTACCTCGACGGCAAGCCGCTCAACACGTTCTTCGCCCGCCGCCATCCGCTCATCGAGGCCGACCCGGACGAGCGAAGACTGGCCGAGTACACCGCCTGGGCCCTGGACGTCCACGCGCGGGTGGAACGAGCCGTCCAGGACGTGCACGCCCGGGGCGTGGTCTTCAACGACCTGCACCTGTTCAACATCATGATCCGCGAGGACGACAGCATCGCCCTGCTGGACTTCGAGGCCGCCCACCACGTCGACGAACCGGGTCGGCAGATCGTGGCGAACCCGGGGTTCGTGGCCCCCGCCGACCGGCGGGGCGTGGCCGTGGACCGGTACGCGCTGGCGTGTCTGCGGCTCGCGCTGTTCCTCCCGCTCACCAGCCTGCTGGCGCTCGACCGGCGCAAGGCGGCCCACCTCGCCGACGTGGTGGCCGAACAGTTCCCCGTGGACCGGGCCTTCCTGGACGCGGCGGTCGACGAGATCACGGCCGGCGCCGACGGCGTCCCCGCGGCACCACGGCCGGCCGGGCCGGTGGCGCCGGTCCGCCCGGACGACTGGCCCCGCAGCCGGGACTCGATGGCCGAGGCCGTCCGCGCCTCCGCGACGCCGTCCCGCACGGACCGCCTCTACCCCGGTGACATCGCGCAGTTCGCCACCGCCGGCGGCGGCCTCGCCTTCGGCCACGGAGCGGCGGGGGTGCTGTACGCCCTGGCGGAGAGCGGGGCGGGCAGGGACGAGGACGGGGAGCAGTGGCTGCTGGAGCGGACCAAGCAACCGCCCTCGGGCATGCCGCTCGGCTTCCACGACGGGCTCGCCGGAATCGCCTGGACCCTCGACCGCCTCGGTCACCGCGACCGCGCCCTCGACCTCGCCGAACTCCTTCTCGACCAGCCCCTCGACGACCTGGCCCCCGACCTGCACAGCGGCACCGCCGGACTGGGCCTGGCCCTGGACTCGCTCGCCGCCACCACCGGGGAGAGCGCGCTGCGCACCATCGCCCTGCGCTGCGCCGACCTGGCGGCCGGCGGCACGCGGAACACGGCGGAGAAGTCCGGCCGGACCCGCGCCGGGCTGCTGTACGGCGCCTCGGGACGCGCCCTGCTCTTCCTGCGGCTCCACGAACGCACCCGGGACGGCGCCCTGCTCGACCTCGCCCGTGACGCGCTGCGCCAGGACCTCGCCCAGTGTGTCCGCGGCGCGGGCGGCGCGCTCCAGGTCGACGAGGGCTGGCGCACCATGCCCTACCTGGGCGCGGGCAGCGTGGGCATCGGCATGGTCCTCGACGACTACCTGGCCCACCGCGAGGACGAGGAGTTCGAGCGGGCGCGAGGCGAGATCGTGGCCGCCGCACAGGCCATGTTCTACGCCCAGCCGGGCCTCTACCGCGGCGTCGCCGGAATGGTGCTGCACCTCGGCCGCACCACGGCCACGGCACCCGGCACCGGCCCCGAGGCCCTGCGGCGCCAGCTCGACGCGCTGTCCTGGCACGCCATGTCCTACCGCGACCGGCTCGCCTTCCCCGGTGAGCAGATGATGCGGCTTTCCATGGACCTCTCCACCGGAACGGCCGGATGCCTGCTGGCCGTCGCCTCCGTCCTCGGCGATGAGCCCGCCGGGCTGCCGTTCCTGCCGCCGCTGCGCACGAGCAGCGGCCCTCCGACTCGGCCCCGCTCGGGGTCGTGA
- the ramS gene encoding mycelium formation morphogenetic lantipeptide SapB produces MNLFDLQSMETPKDEAMGDVETGGSRASLLLCGDSSLSVTTCN; encoded by the coding sequence ATGAACCTTTTCGACCTGCAGTCGATGGAGACCCCCAAGGACGAGGCCATGGGCGACGTCGAGACCGGAGGCAGCCGCGCCAGCCTGCTGCTCTGCGGCGACAGCAGCCTGAGCGTCACGACCTGTAACTGA
- a CDS encoding ABC transporter ATP-binding protein yields MRTSRSRARRAPEARDGTDAANPGRAPEVLVLLCSVAAALTAVAQPVVLGRTLDLMLRDGADDAGPWLALSAGLLLGELLLDSLTALFTGGCNAAWTASVRSRALTGLLGAVPDRVRPFPPGDVGTRLTLNAADAGGAPAARAALAASLLTPLGALVALAFVDVWVAACVCAGLPALALVLRAFARDTGASVAAYQRTQSQIASGLLEALEGTATIGAAGTGDRERARVLAPLAELAAQGRDMWALHGRALGRSGVLVPLLILVATGVGGLRLASGDLSVGELLAAGRYAQLTAGVGGAASLLGAIVRGREARKRTLELERLPALSHGTGHLPPAGTGELELRGVRVVRDGREVLRADHVRVPGGSTVAVVGRSGAGKSVLAAVAGRLIDPDEGQVLLDGVRLDRLTREALRTEVAFAFERPALGEGTVAEAVASGARRASPEEVRRAARAAGADGFVRRLPDGYDTPLSGAPLSGGEHQRLGLARAFAQAGRLLVMDDATSSLDTATEHEVNLALRRSVRPGTRLVIAHRPSVAARADLVLWLEEGSVRAVGTHHDLWRTEDYRAVFGAAAAAPRVGSARRPGPEPASKPGSGLDSELAADPAPEPEEARP; encoded by the coding sequence GTGCGAACGAGCAGGTCCCGGGCGCGGCGGGCGCCCGAGGCGCGGGACGGGACCGACGCCGCGAATCCCGGGCGCGCGCCGGAGGTACTGGTGCTGCTGTGCTCGGTCGCGGCCGCCCTGACGGCGGTGGCCCAGCCGGTCGTCCTCGGCCGCACACTCGACTTGATGCTGCGCGACGGCGCCGACGACGCCGGCCCCTGGCTCGCGCTGAGCGCCGGGCTCCTCCTGGGGGAACTGCTCCTCGACAGCCTGACCGCGCTGTTCACCGGAGGCTGCAACGCCGCATGGACGGCCTCCGTCCGCTCTCGGGCCCTCACCGGCCTGCTGGGCGCCGTACCGGACCGCGTCCGGCCCTTTCCGCCGGGGGACGTAGGCACTCGCCTGACCCTCAACGCCGCCGACGCGGGCGGCGCCCCGGCGGCCCGGGCGGCACTGGCGGCCTCGCTGCTCACCCCGCTGGGCGCCCTGGTGGCGCTGGCCTTCGTCGACGTGTGGGTGGCGGCCTGCGTGTGCGCCGGTCTGCCCGCCCTGGCCCTGGTGCTGCGGGCCTTCGCCCGCGACACCGGCGCCTCGGTCGCCGCCTACCAGCGCACCCAGTCCCAGATCGCGTCGGGGCTCCTCGAGGCCCTGGAGGGCACGGCGACGATCGGCGCCGCGGGGACCGGTGACCGGGAACGTGCCCGGGTGCTGGCGCCGTTGGCGGAACTCGCCGCCCAGGGCCGGGACATGTGGGCCCTGCACGGACGGGCGCTGGGCAGGAGCGGCGTCCTGGTGCCGCTGCTGATCCTGGTCGCCACGGGGGTCGGCGGACTGCGCCTGGCCTCCGGGGACCTGAGCGTGGGGGAGCTGCTCGCCGCCGGCCGGTACGCACAGCTCACGGCCGGTGTCGGCGGCGCGGCATCCCTGCTGGGCGCCATCGTGCGGGGCCGCGAGGCACGCAAACGGACCCTGGAGCTGGAACGGCTGCCCGCGCTGTCCCACGGGACGGGTCACCTGCCCCCGGCCGGCACCGGTGAACTCGAACTGCGCGGTGTGCGCGTGGTGCGCGACGGCAGGGAGGTGCTGCGCGCCGACCACGTGCGGGTGCCGGGCGGCTCCACGGTCGCGGTGGTCGGCCGCAGCGGCGCGGGCAAGTCCGTCCTGGCGGCCGTGGCGGGGCGGCTGATCGACCCCGACGAGGGCCAGGTGCTGCTGGACGGTGTCCGCCTCGACCGGCTGACGCGCGAGGCGCTGCGCACCGAGGTGGCCTTCGCCTTCGAACGCCCGGCACTGGGGGAGGGCACGGTCGCCGAAGCGGTCGCCTCCGGGGCGCGGCGGGCCTCCCCCGAGGAGGTACGGCGAGCCGCCCGAGCGGCGGGGGCCGACGGCTTCGTCCGCCGGTTGCCGGACGGGTACGACACCCCGCTGTCGGGGGCGCCGCTCTCCGGCGGGGAGCACCAGCGGCTCGGCCTGGCACGGGCGTTCGCGCAGGCCGGACGGCTCCTGGTGATGGACGACGCGACGTCCAGTCTGGACACCGCCACGGAACACGAGGTGAACCTCGCCCTGCGCCGCTCGGTGCGGCCCGGGACCAGGCTCGTGATCGCGCACCGCCCGTCGGTGGCGGCCCGGGCGGATCTGGTGCTGTGGCTGGAGGAGGGGAGCGTGCGGGCCGTCGGGACGCACCACGACCTGTGGCGGACGGAGGACTACCGGGCCGTCTTCGGCGCCGCGGCCGCTGCGCCGCGCGTGGGGTCCGCCCGCCGACCCGGTCCGGAGCCCGCGTCGAAGCCCGGGTCCGGACTCGACTCCGAACTCGCCGCCGACCCCGCCCCCGAGCCCGAGGAGGCACGGCCGTGA